The Vidua macroura isolate BioBank_ID:100142 chromosome 9, ASM2450914v1, whole genome shotgun sequence genome has a window encoding:
- the RC3H1 gene encoding roquin-1 isoform X8, with translation MPVQAPQWTDFLSCPICTQTFDETIRKPISLGCGHTVCKMCLNKLHRKACPFDQTTINTDIELLPVNSALLQLVGAQVPEQQPITLCSGAEDTKHYEEGKKCVEELALYLKPLSSARGVGLNSTTQSVLSRPMQRKLVTLVHCQLVEEEGRIRAMRAARSLGERTVTELILQHQNPQQLSSNLWAAVRARGCQFLGPAMQEEALKLVLLALEDGSALSRKVLVLFVVQRLEPRFPQASKTSIGHVVQLLYRASCFKVTKRDEDSSLMQLKEEFRTYEALRREHDSQIVQIAMEAGLRIAPDQWSSLLYGDQSHKSHMQSIIDKLQTPASFAQSVQELTIALQRTGDPANLNRLRPHLELLANIDPSPDAPPPTWEQLENGLVAVRTVVHGLVDYIQNHSKKGTDQQQPPQHSKYKTYMCRDMKQRGGCPRGASCTFAHSQEELEKFRKMNKRLVPRRPLSASLGQLNEVGLPSGAILSEEGGVDLPNRKTSALPNGIVSTGSTVTQLISRGTDSGYESALKPGKMDHLSSSAPGSPPDLLESVPKSSISALPVNPHPVPARVPADLPSVSVTKQLQMVPRGSQLYSAQQADMFYQDPRGAAPSFEPAPYQQGVYYPTQSMSRFVRPPPSAAEPGTPYLEHYGPYLPERVVSPQYPQPQGYPTLAQPMYPPHYDGRRVYPPVQPYQREDVVRGSPVPIDIPQAAVPLYVPESRDRYQQTEAYCPVAPHLGQIRPSCHRPHPSLDELHRRRKEIMAQLEERKVISPPPFAPSPTLPHPFHSEEYLDEDLKVAGKYKGNDYSQYSPWSCDTIGSYIGTKDAKPKDVVAARSVEMANVDSKTMREQRLDMQRRAAETGDDDLIPFGDRPTVSRFGAISRTSKAMYQSSGPMQAMAVQGAATKSIISDYSPYETHGGWGGSPYSPHQNIPSQGRFSDRERLSMSDVAGHGKQLPSAEREQQLRMELQQVDHQISQQTQMRGLEREATTLAGQPQPPPPPPKWPGMISSEQLSLELHQVEREIGKRTRELSMESQSSLDMKNKLGTTKQTENGQLEPQNKVPAEDLTLTFSDVPNGSALTQENIGLLSNNMASLSLSEDPEGGGDGHDSQRAGVTPTSAP, from the exons ATGCCTGTACAAGCTCCACAATGGACGGATTTCCTCTCCTGCCCGATTTGCACACAGACTTTTGACGAAACGATCCGGAAGCCAATCAGCTTAGGCTGTGGCCACACTGTCTGCAAGATGTGCCTCAACAAGCTCCACCGGAAGGCATGTCCCTTCGACCAGACCACTATCAACACAGACATCGAGCTCCTTCCTGTGAACTCAGCCTTGCTGCAACTTGTGGGTGCTCAG gttcctgagcagcagccaatTACTTTATGCAGTGGAGCTGAAGATACCAAGCATTATGAGGAAGGCAAGAAATGTGTGGAAGAATTGGCATTGTACCTCAAACCACTCAGCAGTGCAAGAG gTGTGGGTCTTAACAGTACTACTCAGAGTGTGCTAAGTCGTCCCATGCAGAGGAAACTTGTGACATTAGTCCATTGCCAGCTGGTGGAAGAGGAAGGACGGATCAGGGCTATGCGTGCAGCACGGTCGCTGGGTGAAAGAACAGTCACAGAGCTCATTCTCCAGCATCAAAACCCTCAGCAGCTCTCCTCCAACCTCTGGGCTGCAGTGAGAGCCAGAGGGTGTCAGTTCCTTGGGCCAG CAATGCAAGAGGAAGCTTTAAAGCTGGTTCTGCTGGCTTTGGAAGATGGATCTGCTCTGTCACGAAAGGTCTTGGTTCTCTTTGTGGTACAGAGACTGGAGCCACGATTCCCTCAGGCTTCCAAGACTAGCATTGGGCATGTTGTCCAGCTCCTTTACAGAGCCTCGTGCTTCAAG GTGACCAAGCGAGATGAGGATTCCTCCCTGATGCAGCTGAAGGAGGAGTTTCGGACTTACGAAGCTCTGAGAAGGGAACACGATTCCCAGATAGTTCAAATAGCTATGGAAGCAGGTTTGCGCATTGCACCAGACCAGTGGTCCTCGCTGTTGTATGGAGACCAGTCTCACAAATCCCACATGCAGAGTATCATTGACAAG TTGCAGACCCCAGCCTCGTTTGCACAGAGTGTTCAGGAATTAACTATTGCTCTTCAGAGGACTGGAGATCCAGCTAACTTGAATCGTCTTAGACCTCACCTAGAGCTCCTAGCAAATATTGATCCCAGTCCAG ATGCTCCACCTCCAACAtgggaacagctggaaaatggaCTAGTTGCTGTGAGGACTGTGGTTCATGGCTTAGTTGATTATATCCAGAATCACAGCAAAAAAGGAACAGATCAACAACAG CCCCCTCAGCACAGCAAGTACAAGACATACATGTGCCGAGACATGAAGCAGAGAGGAGGGTGTCCCCGGGGGGCCAGCTGCACCTTCGCACActcacaggaggagctggaaaa attCCGTAAAATGAACAAGCGTCTCGTTCCCAGAAGACCCCTTAGTGCCTCCCTGGGCCAGCTGAATGAGGTGGGCCTGCCTTCAGGAGCTATCCTCTCAGAGGAAGGGGGAGTGGACTTGCCCAATAGGAAAACTTCTGCTCTGCCAAACGGAATTGTGTCAACAGGCAGCACAGTGACACAACTGATTTCTCGAGGGACTGACTCCGGTTATGAAAGTGCCCTGAAGCCGGGGAAGATGGACCATCTGAGTAGCAGTGCCCCTGGATCCCCTCCTGACTT GCTGGAATCTGTTCCCAAGAGCTCCATTTCTGCCTTGCCAGTGAACCCTCATCCTGTGCCTGCTCGGGTGCCAGCAGATCTGCCCTCGGTGTCTGTCACCAAGCAGTTGCAGATGGTACCACGAGGGTCTCAGCTGTACAGTGCACAACAAGCAGATATGTTTTATCAAGACCCCAGAGGGGCTGCCCCATCGTTTGAGCCAGCGCCCTACCAACAAG GAGTGTACTATCCCACTCAGTCCATGTCTCGCTTTGTCCGACCTCCTCCATCAGCAGCCGAGCCGGGTACGCCGTACCTGGAGCACTACGGGCCGTACCTGCCGGAGCGTGTGGTGAGCCCGCAGTACCCGCAGCCGCAGGGGTACCCGaccctggcacagcccatgtACCCGCCGCACTACGACGGCCGCCGCGTGTACCCCCCCGTGCAGCCCTACCAGCGGGAGGACGTGGTGCGGGGCAGCCCGGTGCCCATCGACATCCCACAGGCGGCTGTGCCCCTCTACGTACCTGAGTCCAGAGACAGATACCAGCAAACAGAGGCTTATTGCCCAGTGGCTCCACATCTTGGTCAGATCAGACCTTCGTGCCACAGG CCTCATCCCAGCCTGGATGAACTTCACCGACGAAGGAAAGAGATCATGGCTCAGCTGGAAGAGAGGAAGGTGATTTCTCCACCTCCTTTTGCACCATCCCCAACCTTGCCTCATCCTTTTCACTCAGAGGAG TACTTGGATGAAGACCTGAAGGTAGCTGGGAAATACAAAGGAAATGACTACAGCCAGTACTCTCCCTGGTCCTGTGACACCATCGGCTCCTACATTGGAACCAAAGATGCAAAACCCAAAGATGTTGTGGCAGCAAGGAGTGTGGAGATGGCG AATGTGGATAGTAAAACCATGCGTGAGCAGCGACTGGACATGCAGCGACGAGCGGCCGAGACGGGGGACGATGACCTCATTCCATTTGGAGACAGACCAACTGTGTCGAGATTTGGGGCCATCTCCCGTACTTCCAAAGCCATGTACCAGAGCTCTGGGCCCATGCAGGCCATGGCGGTTCAGGGAGCTGCCACCAAATCCATCATTTCAG ACTACAGTCCTTACGAAACCCATGGTGGCTGGGGAGGCTCTCCATATTCTCCTCATCAAAATATACCTTCTCAGGGACGTTTCAGTGACAG GGAGAGGCTGTCCATGTCAGATGTGGCTGGTCATGGGAAGCAGTTGCCTTCAGCTGAACGAGAGCAGCAGCTGCGCATGGAACTGCAGCAAGTTGACCATCAGATCAGCCAGCAGACCCAAATGCGGGGACTGGAG AGAGAGGCGACTACCCTGGCAGGCCAACCACAGCCCCCACCCCCACCTCCCAAGTGGCCTGGGATGATCTCAAGTGAACAGCTGAGCTTGGAGCTGCACCAGGTGGAAAGGGAAATTGGGAAGAGAACCCGTGAGCTGAGCATG GAGAGCCAGTCTTCACTGGATATGAAAAACAAGCTGGGCACCACTaaacagacagaaaatggaCAATTAGAACCACAAAACAAGGTTCCAGCTGAGGACCTTACACTGACATTCAG
- the RC3H1 gene encoding roquin-1 isoform X7, producing MPVQAPQWTDFLSCPICTQTFDETIRKPISLGCGHTVCKMCLNKLHRKACPFDQTTINTDIELLPVNSALLQLVGAQVPEQQPITLCSGAEDTKHYEEGKKCVEELALYLKPLSSARGVGLNSTTQSVLSRPMQRKLVTLVHCQLVEEEGRIRAMRAARSLGERTVTELILQHQNPQQLSSNLWAAVRARGCQFLGPAMQEEALKLVLLALEDGSALSRKVLVLFVVQRLEPRFPQASKTSIGHVVQLLYRASCFKVTKRDEDSSLMQLKEEFRTYEALRREHDSQIVQIAMEAGLRIAPDQWSSLLYGDQSHKSHMQSIIDKLQTPASFAQSVQELTIALQRTGDPANLNRLRPHLELLANIDPSPDAPPPTWEQLENGLVAVRTVVHGLVDYIQNHSKKGTDQQQPPQHSKYKTYMCRDMKQRGGCPRGASCTFAHSQEELEKFRKMNKRLVPRRPLSASLGQLNEVGLPSGAILSEEGGVDLPNRKTSALPNGIVSTGSTVTQLISRGTDSGYESALKPGKMDHLSSSAPGSPPDLLESVPKSSISALPVNPHPVPARVPADLPSVSVTKQLQMVPRGSQLYSAQQADMFYQDPRGAAPSFEPAPYQQGVYYPTQSMSRFVRPPPSAAEPGTPYLEHYGPYLPERVVSPQYPQPQGYPTLAQPMYPPHYDGRRVYPPVQPYQREDVVRGSPVPIDIPQAAVPLYVPESRDRYQQTEAYCPVAPHLGQIRPSCHRPHPSLDELHRRRKEIMAQLEERKVISPPPFAPSPTLPHPFHSEEYLDEDLKVAGKYKGNDYSQYSPWSCDTIGSYIGTKDAKPKDVVAARSVEMANVDSKTMREQRLDMQRRAAETGDDDLIPFGDRPTVSRFGAISRTSKAMYQSSGPMQAMAVQGAATKSIISDYSPYETHGGWGGSPYSPHQNIPSQGRFSDRERLSMSDVAGHGKQLPSAEREQQLRMELQQVDHQISQQTQMRGLEREATTLAGQPQPPPPPPKWPGMISSEQLSLELHQVEREIGKRTRELSMESQSSLDMKNKLGTTKQTENGQLEPQNKVPAEDLTLTFSSDVPNGSALTQENIGLLSNNMASLSLSEDPEGGGDGHDSQRAGVTPTSAP from the exons ATGCCTGTACAAGCTCCACAATGGACGGATTTCCTCTCCTGCCCGATTTGCACACAGACTTTTGACGAAACGATCCGGAAGCCAATCAGCTTAGGCTGTGGCCACACTGTCTGCAAGATGTGCCTCAACAAGCTCCACCGGAAGGCATGTCCCTTCGACCAGACCACTATCAACACAGACATCGAGCTCCTTCCTGTGAACTCAGCCTTGCTGCAACTTGTGGGTGCTCAG gttcctgagcagcagccaatTACTTTATGCAGTGGAGCTGAAGATACCAAGCATTATGAGGAAGGCAAGAAATGTGTGGAAGAATTGGCATTGTACCTCAAACCACTCAGCAGTGCAAGAG gTGTGGGTCTTAACAGTACTACTCAGAGTGTGCTAAGTCGTCCCATGCAGAGGAAACTTGTGACATTAGTCCATTGCCAGCTGGTGGAAGAGGAAGGACGGATCAGGGCTATGCGTGCAGCACGGTCGCTGGGTGAAAGAACAGTCACAGAGCTCATTCTCCAGCATCAAAACCCTCAGCAGCTCTCCTCCAACCTCTGGGCTGCAGTGAGAGCCAGAGGGTGTCAGTTCCTTGGGCCAG CAATGCAAGAGGAAGCTTTAAAGCTGGTTCTGCTGGCTTTGGAAGATGGATCTGCTCTGTCACGAAAGGTCTTGGTTCTCTTTGTGGTACAGAGACTGGAGCCACGATTCCCTCAGGCTTCCAAGACTAGCATTGGGCATGTTGTCCAGCTCCTTTACAGAGCCTCGTGCTTCAAG GTGACCAAGCGAGATGAGGATTCCTCCCTGATGCAGCTGAAGGAGGAGTTTCGGACTTACGAAGCTCTGAGAAGGGAACACGATTCCCAGATAGTTCAAATAGCTATGGAAGCAGGTTTGCGCATTGCACCAGACCAGTGGTCCTCGCTGTTGTATGGAGACCAGTCTCACAAATCCCACATGCAGAGTATCATTGACAAG TTGCAGACCCCAGCCTCGTTTGCACAGAGTGTTCAGGAATTAACTATTGCTCTTCAGAGGACTGGAGATCCAGCTAACTTGAATCGTCTTAGACCTCACCTAGAGCTCCTAGCAAATATTGATCCCAGTCCAG ATGCTCCACCTCCAACAtgggaacagctggaaaatggaCTAGTTGCTGTGAGGACTGTGGTTCATGGCTTAGTTGATTATATCCAGAATCACAGCAAAAAAGGAACAGATCAACAACAG CCCCCTCAGCACAGCAAGTACAAGACATACATGTGCCGAGACATGAAGCAGAGAGGAGGGTGTCCCCGGGGGGCCAGCTGCACCTTCGCACActcacaggaggagctggaaaa attCCGTAAAATGAACAAGCGTCTCGTTCCCAGAAGACCCCTTAGTGCCTCCCTGGGCCAGCTGAATGAGGTGGGCCTGCCTTCAGGAGCTATCCTCTCAGAGGAAGGGGGAGTGGACTTGCCCAATAGGAAAACTTCTGCTCTGCCAAACGGAATTGTGTCAACAGGCAGCACAGTGACACAACTGATTTCTCGAGGGACTGACTCCGGTTATGAAAGTGCCCTGAAGCCGGGGAAGATGGACCATCTGAGTAGCAGTGCCCCTGGATCCCCTCCTGACTT GCTGGAATCTGTTCCCAAGAGCTCCATTTCTGCCTTGCCAGTGAACCCTCATCCTGTGCCTGCTCGGGTGCCAGCAGATCTGCCCTCGGTGTCTGTCACCAAGCAGTTGCAGATGGTACCACGAGGGTCTCAGCTGTACAGTGCACAACAAGCAGATATGTTTTATCAAGACCCCAGAGGGGCTGCCCCATCGTTTGAGCCAGCGCCCTACCAACAAG GAGTGTACTATCCCACTCAGTCCATGTCTCGCTTTGTCCGACCTCCTCCATCAGCAGCCGAGCCGGGTACGCCGTACCTGGAGCACTACGGGCCGTACCTGCCGGAGCGTGTGGTGAGCCCGCAGTACCCGCAGCCGCAGGGGTACCCGaccctggcacagcccatgtACCCGCCGCACTACGACGGCCGCCGCGTGTACCCCCCCGTGCAGCCCTACCAGCGGGAGGACGTGGTGCGGGGCAGCCCGGTGCCCATCGACATCCCACAGGCGGCTGTGCCCCTCTACGTACCTGAGTCCAGAGACAGATACCAGCAAACAGAGGCTTATTGCCCAGTGGCTCCACATCTTGGTCAGATCAGACCTTCGTGCCACAGG CCTCATCCCAGCCTGGATGAACTTCACCGACGAAGGAAAGAGATCATGGCTCAGCTGGAAGAGAGGAAGGTGATTTCTCCACCTCCTTTTGCACCATCCCCAACCTTGCCTCATCCTTTTCACTCAGAGGAG TACTTGGATGAAGACCTGAAGGTAGCTGGGAAATACAAAGGAAATGACTACAGCCAGTACTCTCCCTGGTCCTGTGACACCATCGGCTCCTACATTGGAACCAAAGATGCAAAACCCAAAGATGTTGTGGCAGCAAGGAGTGTGGAGATGGCG AATGTGGATAGTAAAACCATGCGTGAGCAGCGACTGGACATGCAGCGACGAGCGGCCGAGACGGGGGACGATGACCTCATTCCATTTGGAGACAGACCAACTGTGTCGAGATTTGGGGCCATCTCCCGTACTTCCAAAGCCATGTACCAGAGCTCTGGGCCCATGCAGGCCATGGCGGTTCAGGGAGCTGCCACCAAATCCATCATTTCAG ACTACAGTCCTTACGAAACCCATGGTGGCTGGGGAGGCTCTCCATATTCTCCTCATCAAAATATACCTTCTCAGGGACGTTTCAGTGACAG GGAGAGGCTGTCCATGTCAGATGTGGCTGGTCATGGGAAGCAGTTGCCTTCAGCTGAACGAGAGCAGCAGCTGCGCATGGAACTGCAGCAAGTTGACCATCAGATCAGCCAGCAGACCCAAATGCGGGGACTGGAG AGAGAGGCGACTACCCTGGCAGGCCAACCACAGCCCCCACCCCCACCTCCCAAGTGGCCTGGGATGATCTCAAGTGAACAGCTGAGCTTGGAGCTGCACCAGGTGGAAAGGGAAATTGGGAAGAGAACCCGTGAGCTGAGCATG GAGAGCCAGTCTTCACTGGATATGAAAAACAAGCTGGGCACCACTaaacagacagaaaatggaCAATTAGAACCACAAAACAAGGTTCCAGCTGAGGACCTTACACTGACATTCAG
- the RC3H1 gene encoding roquin-1 isoform X1 gives MPVQAPQWTDFLSCPICTQTFDETIRKPISLGCGHTVCKMCLNKLHRKACPFDQTTINTDIELLPVNSALLQLVGAQVPEQQPITLCSGAEDTKHYEEGKKCVEELALYLKPLSSARGVGLNSTTQSVLSRPMQRKLVTLVHCQLVEEEGRIRAMRAARSLGERTVTELILQHQNPQQLSSNLWAAVRARGCQFLGPAMQEEALKLVLLALEDGSALSRKVLVLFVVQRLEPRFPQASKTSIGHVVQLLYRASCFKVTKRDEDSSLMQLKEEFRTYEALRREHDSQIVQIAMEAGLRIAPDQWSSLLYGDQSHKSHMQSIIDKLQTPASFAQSVQELTIALQRTGDPANLNRLRPHLELLANIDPSPDAPPPTWEQLENGLVAVRTVVHGLVDYIQNHSKKGTDQQQPPQHSKYKTYMCRDMKQRGGCPRGASCTFAHSQEELEKFRKMNKRLVPRRPLSASLGQLNEVGLPSGAILSEEGGVDLPNRKTSALPNGIVSTGSTVTQLISRGTDSGYESALKPGKMDHLSSSAPGSPPDLLESVPKSSISALPVNPHPVPARVPADLPSVSVTKQLQMVPRGSQLYSAQQADMFYQDPRGAAPSFEPAPYQQGVYYPTQSMSRFVRPPPSAAEPGTPYLEHYGPYLPERVVSPQYPQPQGYPTLAQPMYPPHYDGRRVYPPVQPYQREDVVRGSPVPIDIPQAAVPLYVPESRDRYQQTEAYCPVAPHLGQIRPSCHRPHPSLDELHRRRKEIMAQLEERKVISPPPFAPSPTLPHPFHSEEIFVFVQYLDEDLKVAGKYKGNDYSQYSPWSCDTIGSYIGTKDAKPKDVVAARSVEMANVDSKTMREQRLDMQRRAAETGDDDLIPFGDRPTVSRFGAISRTSKAMYQSSGPMQAMAVQGAATKSIISDYSPYETHGGWGGSPYSPHQNIPSQGRFSDRERLSMSDVAGHGKQLPSAEREQQLRMELQQVDHQISQQTQMRGLEAVSNRLLLQREATTLAGQPQPPPPPPKWPGMISSEQLSLELHQVEREIGKRTRELSMESQSSLDMKNKLGTTKQTENGQLEPQNKVPAEDLTLTFSSDVPNGSALTQENIGLLSNNMASLSLSEDPEGGGDGHDSQRAGVTPTSAP, from the exons ATGCCTGTACAAGCTCCACAATGGACGGATTTCCTCTCCTGCCCGATTTGCACACAGACTTTTGACGAAACGATCCGGAAGCCAATCAGCTTAGGCTGTGGCCACACTGTCTGCAAGATGTGCCTCAACAAGCTCCACCGGAAGGCATGTCCCTTCGACCAGACCACTATCAACACAGACATCGAGCTCCTTCCTGTGAACTCAGCCTTGCTGCAACTTGTGGGTGCTCAG gttcctgagcagcagccaatTACTTTATGCAGTGGAGCTGAAGATACCAAGCATTATGAGGAAGGCAAGAAATGTGTGGAAGAATTGGCATTGTACCTCAAACCACTCAGCAGTGCAAGAG gTGTGGGTCTTAACAGTACTACTCAGAGTGTGCTAAGTCGTCCCATGCAGAGGAAACTTGTGACATTAGTCCATTGCCAGCTGGTGGAAGAGGAAGGACGGATCAGGGCTATGCGTGCAGCACGGTCGCTGGGTGAAAGAACAGTCACAGAGCTCATTCTCCAGCATCAAAACCCTCAGCAGCTCTCCTCCAACCTCTGGGCTGCAGTGAGAGCCAGAGGGTGTCAGTTCCTTGGGCCAG CAATGCAAGAGGAAGCTTTAAAGCTGGTTCTGCTGGCTTTGGAAGATGGATCTGCTCTGTCACGAAAGGTCTTGGTTCTCTTTGTGGTACAGAGACTGGAGCCACGATTCCCTCAGGCTTCCAAGACTAGCATTGGGCATGTTGTCCAGCTCCTTTACAGAGCCTCGTGCTTCAAG GTGACCAAGCGAGATGAGGATTCCTCCCTGATGCAGCTGAAGGAGGAGTTTCGGACTTACGAAGCTCTGAGAAGGGAACACGATTCCCAGATAGTTCAAATAGCTATGGAAGCAGGTTTGCGCATTGCACCAGACCAGTGGTCCTCGCTGTTGTATGGAGACCAGTCTCACAAATCCCACATGCAGAGTATCATTGACAAG TTGCAGACCCCAGCCTCGTTTGCACAGAGTGTTCAGGAATTAACTATTGCTCTTCAGAGGACTGGAGATCCAGCTAACTTGAATCGTCTTAGACCTCACCTAGAGCTCCTAGCAAATATTGATCCCAGTCCAG ATGCTCCACCTCCAACAtgggaacagctggaaaatggaCTAGTTGCTGTGAGGACTGTGGTTCATGGCTTAGTTGATTATATCCAGAATCACAGCAAAAAAGGAACAGATCAACAACAG CCCCCTCAGCACAGCAAGTACAAGACATACATGTGCCGAGACATGAAGCAGAGAGGAGGGTGTCCCCGGGGGGCCAGCTGCACCTTCGCACActcacaggaggagctggaaaa attCCGTAAAATGAACAAGCGTCTCGTTCCCAGAAGACCCCTTAGTGCCTCCCTGGGCCAGCTGAATGAGGTGGGCCTGCCTTCAGGAGCTATCCTCTCAGAGGAAGGGGGAGTGGACTTGCCCAATAGGAAAACTTCTGCTCTGCCAAACGGAATTGTGTCAACAGGCAGCACAGTGACACAACTGATTTCTCGAGGGACTGACTCCGGTTATGAAAGTGCCCTGAAGCCGGGGAAGATGGACCATCTGAGTAGCAGTGCCCCTGGATCCCCTCCTGACTT GCTGGAATCTGTTCCCAAGAGCTCCATTTCTGCCTTGCCAGTGAACCCTCATCCTGTGCCTGCTCGGGTGCCAGCAGATCTGCCCTCGGTGTCTGTCACCAAGCAGTTGCAGATGGTACCACGAGGGTCTCAGCTGTACAGTGCACAACAAGCAGATATGTTTTATCAAGACCCCAGAGGGGCTGCCCCATCGTTTGAGCCAGCGCCCTACCAACAAG GAGTGTACTATCCCACTCAGTCCATGTCTCGCTTTGTCCGACCTCCTCCATCAGCAGCCGAGCCGGGTACGCCGTACCTGGAGCACTACGGGCCGTACCTGCCGGAGCGTGTGGTGAGCCCGCAGTACCCGCAGCCGCAGGGGTACCCGaccctggcacagcccatgtACCCGCCGCACTACGACGGCCGCCGCGTGTACCCCCCCGTGCAGCCCTACCAGCGGGAGGACGTGGTGCGGGGCAGCCCGGTGCCCATCGACATCCCACAGGCGGCTGTGCCCCTCTACGTACCTGAGTCCAGAGACAGATACCAGCAAACAGAGGCTTATTGCCCAGTGGCTCCACATCTTGGTCAGATCAGACCTTCGTGCCACAGG CCTCATCCCAGCCTGGATGAACTTCACCGACGAAGGAAAGAGATCATGGCTCAGCTGGAAGAGAGGAAGGTGATTTCTCCACCTCCTTTTGCACCATCCCCAACCTTGCCTCATCCTTTTCACTCAGAGGAG atttttgtttttgtacAGTACTTGGATGAAGACCTGAAGGTAGCTGGGAAATACAAAGGAAATGACTACAGCCAGTACTCTCCCTGGTCCTGTGACACCATCGGCTCCTACATTGGAACCAAAGATGCAAAACCCAAAGATGTTGTGGCAGCAAGGAGTGTGGAGATGGCG AATGTGGATAGTAAAACCATGCGTGAGCAGCGACTGGACATGCAGCGACGAGCGGCCGAGACGGGGGACGATGACCTCATTCCATTTGGAGACAGACCAACTGTGTCGAGATTTGGGGCCATCTCCCGTACTTCCAAAGCCATGTACCAGAGCTCTGGGCCCATGCAGGCCATGGCGGTTCAGGGAGCTGCCACCAAATCCATCATTTCAG ACTACAGTCCTTACGAAACCCATGGTGGCTGGGGAGGCTCTCCATATTCTCCTCATCAAAATATACCTTCTCAGGGACGTTTCAGTGACAG GGAGAGGCTGTCCATGTCAGATGTGGCTGGTCATGGGAAGCAGTTGCCTTCAGCTGAACGAGAGCAGCAGCTGCGCATGGAACTGCAGCAAGTTGACCATCAGATCAGCCAGCAGACCCAAATGCGGGGACTGGAG GCTGTTAGTAACAGGCTGCTGTTGCAGAGAGAGGCGACTACCCTGGCAGGCCAACCACAGCCCCCACCCCCACCTCCCAAGTGGCCTGGGATGATCTCAAGTGAACAGCTGAGCTTGGAGCTGCACCAGGTGGAAAGGGAAATTGGGAAGAGAACCCGTGAGCTGAGCATG GAGAGCCAGTCTTCACTGGATATGAAAAACAAGCTGGGCACCACTaaacagacagaaaatggaCAATTAGAACCACAAAACAAGGTTCCAGCTGAGGACCTTACACTGACATTCAG